The following proteins come from a genomic window of Pirellula staleyi DSM 6068:
- a CDS encoding cytochrome b N-terminal domain-containing protein: MASLSEIIRESQIWKSIFRHPMPVDRRNRIVVMLTNFFLHLHPVSIKKQGIALSFTWCMGGVTFFLFLVETVTGVLLMFYYRPVIEWAYNDILALRDVTSMGILRELHRWGAHAMVITVWLHMYRVFLTGSYKPPREFNWVVGVVLLLLTLLMSFTGYLLPWDQLAVWAITVGSNMARATPILGYEGPGAQFLNIDGIAMITNASDARFGLLGARFVGEETLNRFYVLHCVAIPLAVSLLLAIHFWRVRKDGGISGPL; the protein is encoded by the coding sequence ATGGCATCGCTCAGCGAAATCATTCGCGAATCACAGATTTGGAAGAGCATTTTCCGGCACCCGATGCCGGTCGATCGCCGCAATCGCATTGTGGTGATGCTCACCAACTTCTTCCTCCATCTCCACCCCGTCTCGATCAAGAAGCAAGGGATCGCCCTCAGCTTCACGTGGTGCATGGGTGGCGTGACCTTCTTCCTGTTTCTGGTCGAAACGGTCACCGGCGTTTTGTTGATGTTCTACTACCGTCCCGTGATCGAATGGGCGTACAACGACATCCTGGCTCTTCGCGATGTCACCTCGATGGGCATTCTCCGCGAACTTCATCGCTGGGGTGCTCACGCCATGGTGATCACCGTCTGGCTCCACATGTATCGCGTGTTCCTCACCGGCAGCTACAAACCGCCGCGAGAATTCAACTGGGTGGTCGGTGTCGTCTTGCTCTTGCTCACGCTGCTGATGTCGTTCACCGGCTACTTGCTCCCGTGGGATCAATTGGCGGTATGGGCCATCACCGTCGGTTCGAACATGGCTCGCGCGACACCGATCCTTGGTTACGAAGGTCCCGGTGCTCAGTTCTTAAATATCGACGGCATCGCGATGATCACCAACGCATCCGATGCTCGATTTGGTTTGCTCGGTGCCCGCTTTGTGGGTGAAGAGACGTTGAACCGCTTCTACGTGCTCCACTGTGTGGCCATTCCACTGGCAGTTTCGCTGCTCTTGGCCATCCACTTCTGGCGTGTTCGTAAAGACGGTGGTATCAGCGGACCTCTCTAA
- the purD gene encoding phosphoribosylamine--glycine ligase yields the protein MKILVVGNGGREHALAWKLKKSPRVTRVFVAPGNAGTAIDAENVDIPSEDIPALVKFAKQNAIDLTVVGPEMPLVAGLVDAFQASKLRVFGPTRAAAQLEGSKVFCKNLLHSADVPTADYHVFRDPESATRFVTDRYPSDDESVPLVIKADGLAAGKGVVVCSTRRDALSAIDRIGRQKEFGAAGKQIVVEERLDGQEASVLAFTDGRTIVTLPPAQDHKPAYDGDAGPNTGGMGAYCPAPLVGDKMLRWIEEHILVPTVHAMKRSRQPFKGVLYAGLMITHQGPKVLEYNVRLGDPECQPLLMRLDSDLVDLLEATIDSRLDEIAPPKWDPRPSVSVVMASEGYPGNYEKGRPIRGLEEAAAIPDVKVFHSGTTIDANGNVVTSGGRVLAVTALGTTISAAKLQAYTAVKCIRWQGAWCRKDISDKALAGPREDFRKR from the coding sequence ATGAAAATCTTGGTCGTTGGCAATGGTGGTCGCGAGCATGCTCTGGCCTGGAAGCTGAAGAAGTCCCCCCGGGTGACCCGCGTGTTCGTTGCGCCAGGGAACGCCGGAACCGCCATCGATGCCGAAAACGTCGACATCCCCTCCGAGGACATCCCGGCTCTGGTGAAGTTCGCAAAGCAAAACGCCATCGATCTCACGGTAGTCGGGCCAGAAATGCCACTGGTGGCAGGACTTGTCGATGCTTTTCAGGCATCCAAACTGCGCGTTTTTGGCCCCACACGAGCAGCAGCTCAGCTCGAGGGGAGCAAGGTCTTTTGCAAAAACTTGCTGCATAGCGCCGACGTCCCCACTGCCGATTACCACGTCTTTCGCGATCCCGAGAGTGCCACTCGATTTGTCACCGATCGTTATCCGTCGGACGACGAAAGTGTGCCGCTAGTGATCAAAGCCGATGGTCTGGCGGCTGGCAAAGGGGTGGTTGTCTGCTCGACGCGTCGCGATGCCCTCTCTGCGATCGATCGAATTGGTCGGCAGAAAGAGTTTGGAGCTGCTGGTAAGCAAATCGTGGTTGAGGAACGACTCGATGGACAAGAAGCCAGCGTGCTAGCGTTCACCGATGGCCGCACCATCGTCACACTCCCACCGGCTCAAGATCACAAACCGGCCTACGACGGAGATGCTGGCCCCAACACTGGCGGAATGGGTGCTTACTGCCCTGCGCCACTGGTCGGCGACAAAATGCTCCGCTGGATCGAAGAGCACATTCTCGTGCCGACGGTGCATGCCATGAAGCGCTCGCGACAGCCGTTCAAGGGTGTGCTCTATGCGGGGCTGATGATCACGCATCAGGGGCCCAAGGTCCTGGAATACAACGTTCGACTCGGCGATCCCGAATGTCAGCCGCTGCTGATGCGACTCGATAGCGATTTGGTCGATCTGCTCGAGGCGACGATCGATAGCCGCCTCGACGAAATCGCACCTCCCAAGTGGGACCCACGTCCGTCGGTCAGTGTGGTAATGGCGAGCGAAGGCTATCCCGGAAATTATGAAAAGGGACGCCCGATTCGCGGGCTCGAAGAAGCGGCTGCGATTCCCGACGTGAAGGTGTTCCATAGCGGCACCACGATCGATGCCAATGGGAATGTCGTCACGAGTGGGGGACGTGTCCTCGCGGTCACAGCTCTGGGTACCACCATTTCGGCAGCGAAGCTGCAAGCCTATACCGCAGTGAAATGCATTCGCTGGCAAGGGGCCTGGTGTCGCAAAGACATCTCCGACAAGGCTCTGGCGGGACCACGCGAAGACTTCCGCAAGCGATAA
- a CDS encoding ubiquinol-cytochrome c reductase iron-sulfur subunit, which translates to MAKKMSVEEILAAARGGKKADSPAPAASTPEPEAPAAPAPSEPTAAASEPAASAAASAPVKAAPKGGAGMSMADILAAARAKKGDAPAAAAAPAPKAEKPAAPKPAAAAKPAAEVATKEPAKESGPKDTASILAAVRKGAKPGPVSKSELAAKAKPDETPAKKKLEVPPMPAKPAYAQPKQAAAGDDPSRRTFLAASLAAVGGMFGSSLAVGFMSLAATQVMWLLGLARFMFPNILIEPPTRFKVGFPSNFGPGQVETKFIPQFGVWIVRYEFEGQPMLYALKAVCTHLGCTPNWLEGEQKFKCPCHGSGFYKDGVNFEGPAPRPLERYAISLADDGQLEVDKSRTFNQELGQWKDPSSFVPV; encoded by the coding sequence ATGGCCAAGAAAATGTCGGTCGAGGAAATTCTGGCAGCAGCACGTGGCGGGAAGAAAGCGGATTCCCCTGCCCCAGCTGCCTCTACACCCGAGCCTGAGGCTCCGGCCGCACCTGCTCCAAGCGAACCGACTGCAGCTGCGAGCGAACCTGCAGCATCGGCAGCGGCTTCAGCACCTGTGAAAGCAGCACCCAAGGGTGGTGCAGGGATGAGCATGGCCGACATTCTGGCCGCTGCCCGCGCCAAAAAGGGGGATGCCCCCGCAGCCGCTGCTGCCCCGGCCCCTAAAGCTGAAAAACCTGCTGCTCCCAAGCCAGCTGCAGCAGCCAAACCAGCCGCTGAAGTTGCCACGAAAGAGCCTGCCAAAGAGTCAGGCCCCAAAGACACCGCAAGCATCCTGGCCGCTGTTCGCAAAGGTGCCAAGCCCGGCCCCGTTTCGAAGTCGGAACTCGCTGCGAAAGCCAAGCCAGACGAAACTCCCGCGAAGAAAAAGCTGGAAGTTCCACCGATGCCGGCCAAGCCGGCTTACGCTCAGCCGAAGCAAGCTGCCGCTGGCGACGATCCCTCGCGTCGCACCTTCCTAGCCGCCAGCCTCGCTGCTGTCGGTGGCATGTTTGGCTCGTCACTGGCAGTCGGGTTTATGTCGCTCGCCGCTACGCAAGTGATGTGGCTGCTGGGACTTGCCCGCTTCATGTTCCCGAACATCCTGATCGAGCCCCCAACTCGATTCAAAGTCGGCTTCCCCAGCAACTTTGGTCCCGGCCAGGTCGAAACGAAGTTCATCCCACAATTCGGTGTCTGGATTGTGCGTTATGAATTCGAAGGCCAGCCGATGCTGTATGCACTGAAAGCCGTTTGCACCCACCTGGGTTGCACTCCGAACTGGCTCGAAGGGGAACAGAAGTTCAAATGCCCATGCCACGGTAGTGGTTTCTACAAAGACGGGGTGAACTTCGAAGGTCCCGCCCCGCGACCACTCGAACGCTATGCCATTAGTCTCGCTGACGACGGTCAGCTTGAAGTCGATAAGAGCCGAACTTTCAACCAAGAACTCGGCCAATGGAAAGACCCCTCCTCGTTCGTCCCGGTCTAA
- a CDS encoding PAS domain S-box protein, whose product MVDLSAFTSRVTEVGASLELLFGGSEKPVLAIDGEGIIRFASQNAVSLVGPTGKTLVGLPLVDLLAISESPLSGELELRSSFAAKLRHASVPQQLPLESIYILVQTQPLAIAHPHFAGWQLLFLTPETSYLPTDGSDYQGELSATGYRKLLDLAVNDGVSVMSLQGRHLFDNEAAVTISGVSREELHTQTPFSRVHPDDMPMLRESWSQLATKPGTRVGPSYLRIMHHSGDWVWVEASGVNMTEDPDIGGMVAVWRIVEEQRRTEALLRENRMMLDVALSAARMVAWEWEIDNDILKWTSEEGQVYGISPLARVNNAAAFMELVHPDDRQLVSHLIQRSVQTGLDYAVEYRVVWPDGSIHWVDARGKARRDAEGRPTHLVGVSIDIDQRKATEHQLRERELFLRMAMSSAKLAPWDFDLQSGLIKGDPLIGELFGAPMQNDRGRNEDFFARIHPEDLPRVERAIQSSIENHTDYMIEFRVRHLDGSIHWLEGHGRVHTSPTGEPIRMVGVTLDIDHRKATEAALAESEERLRLTLEAAKVGTWEWNLKTNSVAGSPELGPMHGRPRGMFHTSVECFLEAIHPQDRDDVRVAIVNALTGDGNFAQDYRVIWPDSSVRWIADRGRTIFDGDGNPVRMLGAAIDITERKEVERRHREQEEQYRLLADSMEDFVSLSDLNRRPHYVSPSFYRITGYSPEEIDQSDFSTRIHPDDVPAVEQARLDNLRGLSTRIEYRFRCKNGNFIWLDLKATPVGLGDGKVDRIVCCARDITDRKLAELSALQSEARYRELVELSPEAIGIVQDGAFVYGNPAAVELLAARDIDDFLGVKMEDVIHPDDLTSTYERVQHVVATQQAVPLRQIRAVRRDGKVITIETRVGPCVYGGKPAVQVIGRDVTQRLLTEEALRESEARWRSLVENAPDIIMMVDRSGLISFINKAGPGFRIEDVIGSSSLQFISPSSQMRARDAYARAWDYGETVDFEIEATPQNHESQYYEVRVSPIRSGERTVALINISRDITDRKRLAEERLQIERKLQETQRLESLGLLAGGVAHDFNNLLTGVINYTVLAASKLAPKSSPVEYLEKAETAARRAADLTRQLLAYSGRGKLVTQPLNVSSVVSEMRELLQTSISKRITFSLQLTSNLPAVIADATQLRQVIMNLILNASEAIGTEIGVVTLKTHLVEATTESLISPYSSDLLPPGKYVCVEVSDTGCGMVPATLQRIFDPFFSTKFAGRGLGLSAVLGIVRGHHGAIQVQSVPGSGTTFRVLLPIQAGETEAPEQVATPLPAAPTAIGSSPLVLLIDDEEVARMSVEAVLLSENFRVELAANGREGLELFSKIKDIDLVILDLTMPDLDGEQVFRVLRQQCPEVRVIITSGYSTEEIALKHAGDDRVGFVQKATGPRALLSEIRRILGR is encoded by the coding sequence ATGGTGGATTTAAGTGCGTTTACGTCTCGAGTTACTGAAGTTGGTGCAAGCCTCGAATTGCTTTTTGGCGGAAGCGAAAAACCGGTCCTCGCGATCGATGGCGAGGGGATCATTCGTTTTGCCTCGCAAAATGCAGTGTCGCTCGTCGGGCCAACGGGCAAAACGCTCGTGGGACTTCCGCTGGTCGATCTCCTTGCGATCAGCGAATCGCCTCTTTCCGGGGAACTCGAGCTTCGCTCTTCGTTTGCAGCGAAACTGCGTCATGCTTCCGTTCCGCAGCAGTTGCCGCTCGAGTCGATCTACATCCTGGTGCAAACACAGCCATTGGCGATCGCTCACCCCCATTTTGCAGGCTGGCAACTTCTGTTTTTGACCCCTGAGACGTCGTATCTCCCCACCGACGGGAGCGACTACCAAGGTGAGCTGAGCGCTACTGGCTATCGCAAACTGCTGGACCTCGCGGTGAACGACGGAGTTTCGGTGATGTCGCTGCAGGGGCGGCATCTGTTCGACAACGAAGCTGCGGTCACGATTTCAGGCGTATCGCGTGAAGAGCTCCACACGCAAACCCCGTTCTCGCGTGTCCATCCCGACGACATGCCGATGCTGCGAGAAAGTTGGAGCCAGTTGGCCACCAAACCTGGCACGCGCGTGGGACCAAGCTATCTGCGCATCATGCACCACAGTGGCGACTGGGTGTGGGTCGAGGCCTCGGGCGTGAACATGACCGAAGATCCCGACATCGGTGGGATGGTGGCTGTGTGGCGCATCGTAGAGGAACAGCGTCGGACGGAAGCTTTGCTGCGTGAAAATCGGATGATGCTCGACGTCGCCCTCTCCGCTGCGCGGATGGTGGCCTGGGAATGGGAGATCGACAACGACATTCTGAAATGGACGTCGGAAGAGGGACAAGTCTACGGTATTTCGCCGCTGGCAAGGGTGAACAATGCAGCCGCCTTCATGGAACTGGTGCACCCCGACGATCGCCAGTTGGTGTCGCACCTGATTCAGCGAAGTGTGCAAACGGGCCTGGACTACGCGGTCGAGTATCGCGTCGTGTGGCCCGATGGTTCGATTCACTGGGTCGATGCGCGAGGCAAGGCGCGACGCGATGCTGAAGGGCGTCCCACGCATCTCGTAGGGGTGTCGATCGACATCGATCAGCGCAAGGCGACCGAGCACCAGTTGCGGGAACGGGAACTGTTTTTACGCATGGCGATGAGTTCGGCAAAACTAGCGCCCTGGGACTTCGACCTCCAGTCGGGCTTGATCAAAGGTGATCCGCTGATTGGCGAGCTGTTCGGCGCGCCGATGCAAAACGACCGAGGACGGAACGAAGATTTTTTTGCCCGCATCCATCCCGAAGATCTACCGCGTGTCGAGCGCGCTATTCAAAGCTCGATCGAAAACCACACCGACTACATGATCGAATTTCGGGTGCGGCATCTCGATGGCTCGATCCATTGGCTCGAAGGGCACGGACGTGTGCATACTTCGCCGACGGGAGAGCCCATTCGCATGGTGGGGGTGACACTCGACATCGACCATCGCAAAGCGACCGAAGCCGCGTTAGCCGAAAGTGAAGAACGCCTACGACTGACGCTCGAGGCTGCCAAGGTGGGAACTTGGGAATGGAATCTTAAAACCAACTCCGTCGCTGGTTCGCCTGAACTGGGGCCGATGCATGGTCGCCCGCGCGGCATGTTTCACACCTCGGTTGAGTGCTTCCTCGAAGCAATTCACCCACAGGATCGGGATGATGTGCGCGTTGCGATCGTCAACGCGCTGACAGGGGATGGCAACTTTGCCCAAGATTATCGCGTGATTTGGCCCGACAGTTCGGTGCGCTGGATCGCCGACCGTGGGCGAACCATCTTCGATGGGGATGGCAATCCGGTGCGCATGCTCGGCGCGGCGATCGATATTACCGAACGCAAAGAGGTTGAGCGCCGCCATCGCGAGCAAGAGGAACAGTATCGCTTGCTGGCCGATTCGATGGAGGATTTTGTCAGCCTCTCGGATCTCAATCGTCGGCCGCACTATGTCAGCCCGTCGTTCTATCGCATCACCGGCTATTCACCAGAAGAGATCGACCAGAGTGACTTTAGCACGCGCATTCACCCGGACGATGTCCCCGCTGTGGAGCAAGCGCGGCTCGACAATTTGCGCGGACTTAGCACACGCATCGAATATCGCTTTCGCTGCAAGAATGGAAACTTCATTTGGCTCGACCTCAAAGCTACTCCTGTGGGCTTGGGAGATGGCAAGGTCGACCGGATTGTTTGCTGTGCACGCGATATCACCGATCGCAAACTGGCCGAACTCTCAGCGCTGCAAAGCGAAGCCCGTTATCGTGAACTTGTCGAACTATCCCCCGAGGCGATTGGGATCGTACAGGACGGCGCGTTCGTCTACGGCAATCCAGCAGCGGTCGAACTTCTGGCCGCGCGCGATATCGACGATTTTCTCGGGGTGAAGATGGAAGATGTCATCCACCCCGACGACCTCACGTCGACCTACGAGCGGGTGCAACATGTCGTGGCTACACAGCAGGCTGTTCCGCTGCGACAAATTCGAGCGGTGCGTCGCGATGGCAAAGTGATCACCATTGAAACGCGTGTTGGCCCCTGCGTTTATGGCGGAAAACCAGCAGTTCAAGTGATCGGCCGCGATGTCACCCAGCGTCTGTTGACCGAAGAAGCGCTTCGCGAATCCGAAGCACGCTGGCGATCGCTCGTCGAAAATGCTCCCGACATCATCATGATGGTCGATCGCTCGGGGCTGATCAGCTTCATCAACAAAGCTGGCCCCGGTTTTCGTATCGAAGATGTGATTGGCTCCAGTTCGCTGCAGTTCATCAGCCCCAGTTCGCAGATGCGGGCTCGAGACGCTTACGCGCGAGCTTGGGACTACGGCGAAACAGTCGACTTCGAAATTGAAGCGACTCCGCAAAATCATGAATCGCAGTACTACGAGGTGCGTGTCAGTCCGATTCGCAGTGGCGAGCGAACAGTGGCGCTTATCAACATCTCGCGCGACATCACCGATCGTAAACGACTGGCCGAAGAACGACTGCAAATCGAGCGGAAACTGCAAGAGACACAGCGACTCGAAAGTCTCGGTCTCTTAGCGGGTGGCGTGGCTCACGACTTCAACAATCTGCTAACAGGGGTGATCAACTACACCGTTCTTGCCGCGTCGAAATTGGCACCGAAAAGCAGCCCGGTCGAGTACCTCGAAAAGGCTGAAACCGCAGCTCGCCGAGCAGCCGATTTAACACGACAACTTCTCGCTTATTCGGGACGGGGAAAGCTCGTCACTCAGCCGCTGAATGTCAGTAGCGTTGTTAGCGAAATGCGCGAACTGCTGCAGACTTCGATCTCCAAACGCATCACCTTCTCGCTGCAGCTAACGAGCAATTTGCCCGCTGTAATCGCCGATGCTACTCAGCTGCGACAAGTGATCATGAACTTGATTCTCAACGCCAGCGAAGCGATTGGGACGGAGATCGGTGTCGTCACCCTGAAAACACATCTTGTGGAAGCAACCACTGAGAGCCTGATTTCCCCTTACAGCAGCGACCTGTTGCCTCCGGGCAAGTATGTTTGCGTCGAGGTAAGCGATACCGGCTGCGGCATGGTCCCCGCCACCTTGCAGCGCATCTTCGATCCGTTCTTCTCCACCAAGTTCGCCGGTCGAGGTCTGGGACTTTCGGCTGTGCTCGGTATTGTTCGTGGTCACCACGGCGCGATTCAAGTGCAGAGTGTTCCTGGAAGTGGAACCACGTTTCGCGTGCTACTCCCGATTCAAGCTGGTGAAACTGAAGCTCCCGAGCAAGTGGCGACTCCACTTCCTGCGGCACCGACAGCCATCGGCTCCTCGCCTCTGGTACTTTTGATCGACGACGAAGAAGTGGCGCGCATGAGTGTCGAAGCGGTACTTCTCTCGGAGAACTTTCGTGTCGAACTGGCAGCCAATGGGCGCGAGGGACTCGAGCTGTTTTCTAAAATCAAGGATATCGATTTGGTGATTCTCGACCTGACGATGCCCGACCTCGATGGGGAGCAAGTGTTTCGAGTCTTGCGTCAGCAATGTCCCGAAGTGCGTGTGATCATTACGAGTGGTTACTCGACGGAAGAAATCGCGCTCAAGCATGCAGGGGATGATCGGGTCGGCTTTGTCCAAAAAGCGACCGGCCCGCGCGCTCTACTGAGTGAAATCCGTCGTATCCTTGGCCGTTAA
- a CDS encoding NYN domain-containing protein encodes MRRDSRNRAEQAKQLADQLARSVEAKSRDVRIEGFVQAALPPLVTLHWLIDGYNLLHASDLIPPDGKAPVLARSRELLLSFLTLLLSKTKASRTLVVFDGMHSPPGLPKSFHYRGLTVQFSTRNQSADDLLEEILEQHPAPKQVTVISSDHRVQRGARSRGANYIDSDMWLVEQKRLGQQAQKEKSSLESEKPAPPASPGEVSKWLDFFE; translated from the coding sequence ATGCGAAGGGACTCGCGAAATCGAGCCGAGCAAGCGAAACAGCTCGCCGACCAGCTAGCGCGCTCGGTCGAAGCTAAGTCGCGCGATGTTCGCATCGAAGGCTTTGTGCAAGCGGCTTTGCCGCCACTGGTGACACTCCACTGGCTTATCGACGGCTACAACCTGCTGCATGCTTCGGATTTGATTCCACCCGATGGCAAGGCACCGGTTCTGGCTCGTTCGCGCGAGCTATTGCTTTCGTTCCTGACACTCTTATTGAGCAAAACCAAAGCCTCGCGCACTCTCGTTGTCTTCGATGGGATGCACTCGCCGCCAGGACTTCCCAAATCGTTTCACTACCGTGGACTAACCGTCCAGTTCTCGACTCGCAATCAGTCGGCCGACGACTTACTCGAAGAGATTCTCGAGCAGCACCCCGCCCCGAAGCAAGTGACGGTGATTTCTAGTGATCATCGCGTGCAGCGCGGTGCCCGAAGTCGCGGGGCCAACTACATCGATAGTGATATGTGGCTGGTGGAGCAAAAGCGGCTTGGCCAGCAGGCCCAAAAGGAAAAATCATCACTCGAGAGCGAGAAACCCGCGCCACCCGCTTCGCCTGGAGAAGTGAGCAAGTGGCTCGACTTTTTTGAATAG